In the genome of Desulfuromonas thiophila, the window CCACGGGCCGAGGGCGCCAGCTGACGCGTGATATCGACCACCTGCCCGTCATAGAGGTAAAGTCCCGGCACGGCATAGTGGGACTTCGGCTGCGAGGGTTTTTCCTCGATACCGATGGCATTGCCGTTTTTGTCAAACTCGACCACGCCGTAGCGCTGCGGATCGGTGACCGGATAGCCGAACACGGTAGCGCCGCCGGCAAAGCTGGCAAAGATACGACTGAGCTCCATCTTGCCGTAAAAGATATTGTCGCCCAGGATCAGGCTGACCGGATCACCGGCGATGAAGTCCTCACCAACCAGAAAGGCCTGGGCAATCCCCTTGGGTTCGGGCTGCACGGCGTAGCGCAGGCGGATACCGAAACGGCTGCCATCACCAAGCAGCTCGGTGAAACGCGGTGTGTCCTGCGGGGTGGAAATGATCAGGATATCGCGCACACCGGCCCGCATCAGGGTCGACAGCGGGTAATAGATCATCGGCTTATCGTAAACCGGCTGCAGCTGCTTGCTGGCCACCAGGGTCAGCGGGTACAGACGGGTGCCGGCCCCACCGGCCAGCACGATTCCTTTGCGGATTGCAGTCATGGCAACACTTTCCAGAAAAAACCGGCACGGCGGGAACAGCTTACGGGCCGCTCCAGCACATCAATGATTACAGACGAGATCCTGACAAACGCTTCAAAAGCGGCTCAGCAACCCCGCGACAGCTGCGCCGCCGCGTCATGGCGCTGACGCAGATACGTAGCGAGCGACGTGCGCCAGTCGGGGATGTGGATACCGGTATGGTGACAGATCTTGTCCTTCGCCAGCACCGAATAGGCCGGCCGGCGGGCCGGCACGGGATACTCTGCCGTGCGCAACGGCCGGATCTGCCGCGCCCGCACGGGAGAGCCCAGGGCGCGCAGCTGTTCAACGATGGCGCAGGCAAAGTCGTACCAGCTGCAGCAGCCGGCATTACTGTAATGGTACAGGCCGAAGGGCGCGGCGGCCCCACCACGGAGCCCGACCAGCCGCCAGAGCGCCGCGGCCAGATCGACGCTGAAGGTCGGCGTGCCCTGCTGATCGGCGACGATGCCGAGTTCCTCGCGTTCAGCCGTCAGGCGGGCAACGGTTTCGACAAAGTTCGCTCCACCGGGGCCATAGAGCCAACTGGTGCGAACAATGTAATACTGGCTCAGGCCACTGGCGACCACGGCCCGCTCCCCCTGCAGCTTGGAACGGCCGTAAACACTCAAAGGCCCAGGAGCATCCTCTTCGCAATAGGGCCTGCGCGCAGCGCCGGAGAACACAAAATCCGTCGACAGATGCACCAGGGTGGCACCCAGCCGCTGCGCCAGTGCCGCCAGATGACCGGGGCCGGCGCCGTTGACAGCAAAGGCCCGCTCGGCCTCGCTTTCGCAGGCATCCACCCGGGTGAAGGCGGCACAGTTGATCAGCAGCTGCGGCCGCAAAGGTTCCAACGCCACCGCCATGCCCGCCGGATCGGTCAGATCGAAGGCCGGCAGATCGAAGGGCAACAGCTCGATACCCTCTGGCGCAGTCTGGCGCACGGCCTGGGCCAGCATGCCACCGGCGCCGATAAGGGCAACCCGCAGCGGCGGCTGGCCGGGCCCTCTGAAGTGCCCGTTGCCGTCCGGCGCACCCCTCACGCCCCTTCTCCCAGGCCCAGGCGTTGCCGCTGGTAGCTGCCGTCCTGCACCCGCCGGCACCAGTCACGGTTGGCCAGATACCAGTGGACGGTTTTACGCAGGCCGGTGGCAAAGGTTTCCTGCGGCCGCCAGCCCAGTTCGCGCTCAATTTTACCGGCATCGATGGCATAGCGTCGGTCATGGCCCGGCCGGTCAGCCACATGGCGGATCAGCCCGCGGAAACCGGCCGGATTGTCGCCCGAGCGGGCATGGGCGCTGTCCGCTGCCAGTTCTTCCAGCAGATCACAGAGGGTGTGGACCACGTCGATGTTGCGCTGCTCGTTATGGCCACCGATATTGTAGGTCTGGCCGATGACCCCTGTTGTCAGTACACGCCAGAGGGCGCGGACATGATCCTCAACATAAAGCCAGTCACGCACCTGCGCACCGCTGCCGTAAACCGGCAGCGGCTTGCCTTCGAGGGCATTGAGAATCATCAGCGGAATCAGCTTTTCCGGAAAATGATAGGGACCATAATTATTGGAACAATTGGTAAGCAGGGTCGGCAGGCCATAGGTACGCTGCCAGGCCCGCACCAGATGATCCGAGCTGGCCTTGCTGGCGCTGTAAGGCGAACTGGGGGCATAGGCGGTCTGTTCGTTGAACAGCTCGGCCGGATCGGCCAGATCGCCATAGACCTCGTCGGTGGAGATGTGATGAAAACGGAAGGCGGCCTGGCCGGCCTCATCCAGCCGCTGCCAGTAGGCCCGCGCAACCTCCAGCAGGGTATAGGTGCCAACCATGTTGGTCTGGATGAAGGCAGCCGGACCATCGATGGAGCGATCAACATGACTCTCCGCCGCCAGATGCATCACCGCCGTCGGGTGATGGCGCTCAAAAACCGCCTCCAGCGCCGGCCGGTCGCAGATATCGACCTGCTCGAAGACATAGCGCGGACTGCCACTGACCGTCGCCAGCGATTCCAGATTGCCGGCATAGGTGAGCTTGTCGACATTGACCACGCGCACGGCGGTTTCGGCGATCAGATAGCGAATCAGGGCCGAACCGATAAAACCGGCGCCGCCGGTAACCAGCAACTTCATGTCCCTCCCCTCCGGTCAAACCCAGAAATAGCGTTCCCTGACAGATACCGGGTTTATCCCCGCAACTCCGGATACCAGTACTCCAACTCCTGCAGGCGCTGGCGAATCCGCTGGCCCACCACCGCCGGATGGAGCTGCTGCTGAATGTCCAGCGCGGCCCGCGAACCCAACCGAGCGGCAAGGTCGGGCTGTTGCACCAGCTGTTCCAGGCACCAGGCGGCATGATCAATATCGGCCTCAGCCCACAGCGGTCCAGCCGGGTAGGCACCCAAATCGCGGTCAAGCGGCTTCAATGCGTAGCGAACCGGCAGCGAATTGTCCACCGTCATGAAATCCATATTGGCTGACCAGCCCGTAGCGATCACCGGCTTGGCCAAGGACATCATTTCCGCTGGGGCCAGACCAAAACCCTCGGCCCGATGCAGCGACAGCAGGGCATCACAGCAAGATTGCAGATCCCAGGTCTGTTGCCGGGTCAAAAACTCATGAATGAAGAACACATTGGCCAGATCGGCCACCTCCGCTTCCAGTTCCGTCAATGCTGCCGGATGATGTTGGCCGTTGATGGTTTTGATCACCAGCCCCAGAGACTTCTGCGACCTGGCCGCCAGCCGAAAGGCCGCTATCGCCGCCTGCGGATTCTTGCGATATTGGTAGGAGTGGAAATCGTACATCACCAGCACCAGGAAGCGGTCTTCCGGCAAACCGAACGACTGCCGGCAAGCAGCGGCCGACGGGGAGAACTGGATAGCATGAGGTACGCGATACACCGGAACGGGGGCCACGGCGGCGACCGCCTCCTGCACAAAGGTCGAAGGCACCCAGATCTCATCGACATGGGCAAAGGCCGCATAGTGTGACGGTGGCACCACCGGCTGCTCCCAATGCCAGAAACCGATGCTGTAGCCGGCAGGCTGGCGGCCACCAAGCTGCAGCTGTTGCGCGGTCGCAGCCGTCTGGTCGGCATTGACATAAAGTAAATCGACCGGATAGCGCAGATCACTGGCCAAGGCCATGATGCTTTCATCGCGCTGCAGGTTCTGGCTCTGGTAACCGACATCGGTGGCGGAAAACGGGATATCGACCGCCACACAGGAGCGGGCCAGTGACCGCGCCGCCTCACCGACACCCAACTCGGCCCGCAGATAACCGATCAGGTTGATGCCTGCCGGACCAGGCCGGTCAAGCGGGGAAACAACAGGGACGCCAGCCTGCCGCTGGGGGCGCATCACGACATGGGTATGGGCAATCCCCGGCTCTGCCCCCCGGGGGGGGCGATAGGCCAGGGAAGGCCAGAACCGTCCACTTCGCTCCAGACCCCAGGCCAGGGGTTCAGCCACTGAGCGTTTGAGCAGTCGCGGAGTAAACTGCACCTCGTTGACCAGACGCACCAACCGCGCCAGCCAACCGGGCGTGGTGCGCGCTTCCGGCGACAAACCAACCGACAGCACGGTTCGCGCCATGCCCAACGGTCTGCCCATGCGCGGGCCGAGGGCCAGCAGCGCATCCCGCTCAGGCAAACGGCCCAGCAGTCGCAGGTACAGCTGTTGCAGGCGGTGAACATGTAACGGCGCAACCTGGTGTTCGGCCGAAATCGCGCTTTTATCCTGAAAACGCAAACTCAGGCGCGACGCACAATCAAAAGGCTGACCGGCGCATTGCTGGCGCAGCTGTGGATCACAGCGAAAATTATGCCGTTCCGCATCCTGGATAGGCGTCCCCTCGGCAAAACAACCGAAGCCATAAGGCGCAAGCCGATAACGTTCGGCATTGTTCGCCAGCACCTGTTCGGCATAGTCTTCGAACCGTCTGCGGGTCGCTGACGGCAGATTGCTGAAGGTAAAACGGTTTTGATGTTTCGAGACCCGCTCGGGGGCAAAGGGATCGAACCCACTGAAATGGAAAAAGACCAACGGCTGACCATTGACCTGCGGGTCAGCAAGCGGGGCGCTGTCACGGATAACGCGCTGGGCCAGATTCCAGTAGGCGACGTTGTAACCCGGATGGCGCAGGATCGCGACCTGGTCGAACAGGCCCGGCACCAGATCCATCCAGCTCTGATCGACAAAAATACCGCTGTTGATATCAACAATGCAGTCCCGCCGCAGTTTTTCCTGCCACCAGTGCAGATAAGCCAAGGCCGTATCACTGGCAGCAACGGCACAAAAACCCAGATTGTAGGTTCCGGCCCGGCGGATATCCAGCTCTGTCGGGCGATAGCTGTCGTTCAGCGGCGCCAGCAGGTGAGGTGTCAGAACAATTTTAGCGCCGGCGGAAAAAAGATCGAACAGCGCCGCCAGCGGCCGGTACAGAAAGATATCGGGATCAAGGTAAATCACCTGTCGATAGCCACGTTGCAGCAGATGCTGCAGGGCCCAGGGCTTGACCGCCGTGTTGAGTTCCAGAACCGTATACTGAAAAAGAAAGTCATCGCCATCGGGCAGATGCAGCTGGTCAAGGCGAATCGTATCAAATTCTGCCCTAAGTTCTTGCGCATAGGACAAGTCGGTATCGACGATGACGCAAAAGCGATCGGCGTCAGGCATCTGACGTGCGACACTCTGCAGCAGTGTGCGGGCGAAATGCAGGTAGTTGTTGCTGACAATGGTAACAACGGCCAGGTCGTTCATGCGCAGAGACACCCCCGCTTCACATCAGAAATGGAAAAGATCATCCTTGTCAAATTGCGCGGTCTTGCGCTCCTCGCCGGCTGAGGGATCAAGCGGCCGGCTCAGACGACGCACAACCGAAACCATCCCCATCGAATACAGCTGACCCCAGGCAATCGCCAGTGCGCCACAGCGACGCAATTGCAGGAAGGCGGCATCGTCAAGCGTATTGAGGCGCTCCGCATCCACGCGGAACAGGTCCTGGCGCGCCGCACCATCCGCTGCCTCAGCGACAGCTGGAAGCACCCAGGGCACCAGAACGCCGCTGCGGGCCAAAGCATCCACAGCCGCCTGGGTCTGACAGCGGTTCTCCTCGACCTGGCGCAAAAACTTCAGCACATCAACAACCGCCGGAGCCAGTTCTCCTTCCGCGGTAAAAAACGCTTCGCCGGCGCCACGCTGTGGCAACAGCAGACCGGAATCCTCCGCCACCGCCAGTACCGGCTGATCTACTCCCTGCAGCCGCAGCAAGCCAAAAGGATAACTGCGGAACGCTGAAGGCACATAACCGCCCCGCCATTGGCCGGTCGTCGTCACAAAAGCATTCTGCTCAGGCTGTAGCGCCAGCAACGCAACCAGACGATAACGCCGTTCCTGGCCCTGTGCGCCGAACGGTTCGAAGGCCAGCGGCAAGGCCAGCAGCGCAGCAGCGATTTCAGCGGCAACCAGCGGCGCCGTGCCCTGTCGGGCGGCAAAGGAAAACGAGGTAAAACGGCGCCAGGAACAGGTTGCATGGCGCTGCAGAGTCACCGGCGTCCACGCCATGAGATCTCCTCCAGATTTGAATAAAAGATATCTTAATGCAAAACCCTTCGGGCTGGCTCGGCAACCATCAGAGCAGCGGCCCCGGTCATCCAGCCGGGCCAGAGCGCCTCAGGCCAGCCCGCCTGCCGCCACTGTGCATACAGGATGTTGAGCCACTGCCGCAAAGCCGTCTGTCGCAACGACAAACTGGCAATTTCCTTGATTTCGCCTGGGGTGAGCGTCACCTTGAAGCCCAGCCGTACAGCCTGGGCACTGCTGGAAAAATCAATACTCTCAACCAAAAAAGGTCTGCCGCTAGCCGGAACCGGCGTTTCCGGCGCGGCACCGCCAGGGCCACCCGGTCGCGCCAGACTCTGCACAACCTCCGTCTGACCGGCATCGGCGCAGCTGTGCTGCTCCAGCCAGGCCAACAGATGCGCAACAACCCGGCTGAGCAATCGTTGTGTTACCCACAGCAACACAACCTCCCCGGAAGGAAGCTGGCCGCTCAGGCGCATACGA includes:
- the rfbA gene encoding glucose-1-phosphate thymidylyltransferase RfbA, giving the protein MTAIRKGIVLAGGAGTRLYPLTLVASKQLQPVYDKPMIYYPLSTLMRAGVRDILIISTPQDTPRFTELLGDGSRFGIRLRYAVQPEPKGIAQAFLVGEDFIAGDPVSLILGDNIFYGKMELSRIFASFAGGATVFGYPVTDPQRYGVVEFDKNGNAIGIEEKPSQPKSHYAVPGLYLYDGQVVDITRQLAPSARGELEITDVNMAYLKRGQLRVERLERGIAWLDTGTHMSLLEASHFIGTLEARQGLKIACLEEISLRKGFIDANQMRQVIAATPRSSYRDYLERVLAEQEAR
- the rfbD gene encoding dTDP-4-dehydrorhamnose reductase — translated: MRGAPDGNGHFRGPGQPPLRVALIGAGGMLAQAVRQTAPEGIELLPFDLPAFDLTDPAGMAVALEPLRPQLLINCAAFTRVDACESEAERAFAVNGAGPGHLAALAQRLGATLVHLSTDFVFSGAARRPYCEEDAPGPLSVYGRSKLQGERAVVASGLSQYYIVRTSWLYGPGGANFVETVARLTAEREELGIVADQQGTPTFSVDLAAALWRLVGLRGGAAAPFGLYHYSNAGCCSWYDFACAIVEQLRALGSPVRARQIRPLRTAEYPVPARRPAYSVLAKDKICHHTGIHIPDWRTSLATYLRQRHDAAAQLSRGC
- the rfbB gene encoding dTDP-glucose 4,6-dehydratase, translating into MKLLVTGGAGFIGSALIRYLIAETAVRVVNVDKLTYAGNLESLATVSGSPRYVFEQVDICDRPALEAVFERHHPTAVMHLAAESHVDRSIDGPAAFIQTNMVGTYTLLEVARAYWQRLDEAGQAAFRFHHISTDEVYGDLADPAELFNEQTAYAPSSPYSASKASSDHLVRAWQRTYGLPTLLTNCSNNYGPYHFPEKLIPLMILNALEGKPLPVYGSGAQVRDWLYVEDHVRALWRVLTTGVIGQTYNIGGHNEQRNIDVVHTLCDLLEELAADSAHARSGDNPAGFRGLIRHVADRPGHDRRYAIDAGKIERELGWRPQETFATGLRKTVHWYLANRDWCRRVQDGSYQRQRLGLGEGA
- a CDS encoding glycosyltransferase, which encodes MNDLAVVTIVSNNYLHFARTLLQSVARQMPDADRFCVIVDTDLSYAQELRAEFDTIRLDQLHLPDGDDFLFQYTVLELNTAVKPWALQHLLQRGYRQVIYLDPDIFLYRPLAALFDLFSAGAKIVLTPHLLAPLNDSYRPTELDIRRAGTYNLGFCAVAASDTALAYLHWWQEKLRRDCIVDINSGIFVDQSWMDLVPGLFDQVAILRHPGYNVAYWNLAQRVIRDSAPLADPQVNGQPLVFFHFSGFDPFAPERVSKHQNRFTFSNLPSATRRRFEDYAEQVLANNAERYRLAPYGFGCFAEGTPIQDAERHNFRCDPQLRQQCAGQPFDCASRLSLRFQDKSAISAEHQVAPLHVHRLQQLYLRLLGRLPERDALLALGPRMGRPLGMARTVLSVGLSPEARTTPGWLARLVRLVNEVQFTPRLLKRSVAEPLAWGLERSGRFWPSLAYRPPRGAEPGIAHTHVVMRPQRQAGVPVVSPLDRPGPAGINLIGYLRAELGVGEAARSLARSCVAVDIPFSATDVGYQSQNLQRDESIMALASDLRYPVDLLYVNADQTAATAQQLQLGGRQPAGYSIGFWHWEQPVVPPSHYAAFAHVDEIWVPSTFVQEAVAAVAPVPVYRVPHAIQFSPSAAACRQSFGLPEDRFLVLVMYDFHSYQYRKNPQAAIAAFRLAARSQKSLGLVIKTINGQHHPAALTELEAEVADLANVFFIHEFLTRQQTWDLQSCCDALLSLHRAEGFGLAPAEMMSLAKPVIATGWSANMDFMTVDNSLPVRYALKPLDRDLGAYPAGPLWAEADIDHAAWCLEQLVQQPDLAARLGSRAALDIQQQLHPAVVGQRIRQRLQELEYWYPELRG
- a CDS encoding SapC family protein, encoding MAWTPVTLQRHATCSWRRFTSFSFAARQGTAPLVAAEIAAALLALPLAFEPFGAQGQERRYRLVALLALQPEQNAFVTTTGQWRGGYVPSAFRSYPFGLLRLQGVDQPVLAVAEDSGLLLPQRGAGEAFFTAEGELAPAVVDVLKFLRQVEENRCQTQAAVDALARSGVLVPWVLPAVAEAADGAARQDLFRVDAERLNTLDDAAFLQLRRCGALAIAWGQLYSMGMVSVVRRLSRPLDPSAGEERKTAQFDKDDLFHF